One part of the Mesorhizobium loti genome encodes these proteins:
- a CDS encoding PUTATIVE SARCOSINE OXIDASE GAMMA SUBUNIT PROTEIN, with protein sequence MSDFELIHRPAISTKPVRSSDAFAMKAMPEGTLIHILGKPGAEDLTATLQGLFGNEANRIRHFGPGQWLVVRDEPTSPVDLQAAFEKLATSHAFAVDQTHGRIRIEISGQEVTSVLARGTAVDFEGMAIGQSAMTMMGHISVHMTRCAADRFELVVLRGFGQSLWDELLF encoded by the coding sequence ATGTCTGATTTCGAACTCATCCACCGTCCGGCGATCAGCACCAAACCAGTGCGGAGCTCCGACGCCTTCGCCATGAAGGCGATGCCCGAGGGCACTCTGATCCACATACTCGGCAAGCCCGGCGCAGAGGATCTCACGGCCACGCTGCAAGGCCTGTTCGGTAACGAGGCCAACAGGATCCGCCACTTCGGCCCCGGCCAATGGCTGGTCGTCAGGGATGAGCCGACGTCTCCCGTCGACCTGCAGGCAGCGTTTGAAAAGCTCGCTACTTCACACGCCTTTGCGGTCGATCAAACCCATGGACGTATCCGCATCGAAATCTCGGGCCAAGAGGTCACGTCCGTGCTGGCAAGGGGCACGGCCGTCGATTTCGAAGGTATGGCCATCGGTCAGTCCGCGATGACGATGATGGGACATATCTCCGTGCACATGACGCGCTGCGCAGCGGATCGATTCGAGCTGGTCGTGCTGCGCGGCTTTGGGCAGAGCCTGTGGGACGAGTTGCTTTTCTGA
- a CDS encoding amidohydrolase protein: MHRIEEFQDLKNEATEWRHYLHRRPELNYKLYNTANFVTKKLASFGINNIETGIAETGIVALIQGELGEGPTIGLRADMDALPIPEASNKPWASEIPGLMHGCGHDGHTAMLLGAAKYLAATRNFKGVVALIFQPAEEDGRGALTMVQEGIMDRFGISQIFSMHNWPGMAVGEFAICDGAISSALDEFDIIVKGKGGHAAKPHLTNDPIVIAAQIIIGLQTLVSRKTDSQEALVISVTKLNAGTAYNVIPDFVQISGTVRTLKSTLRDFAEKHIRSCAEGIASGFDAEIEFTHRRLEPLMFNHAEGTNFAVSAARGLVGHEAVDSNARPSMGSEDFAYMLEACPGAYIRLGNGPTAYVHDPAYDFNDEALPYGIGYWVNLVETILSPQLAKASGSE, from the coding sequence ATGCATCGCATCGAAGAATTCCAGGATCTAAAGAACGAGGCAACAGAGTGGCGCCACTATCTCCACAGGCGTCCGGAGCTGAATTACAAGCTATACAACACAGCCAATTTCGTTACTAAAAAGCTGGCGTCATTTGGCATCAATAATATCGAAACGGGTATAGCAGAGACTGGAATCGTCGCCTTGATCCAAGGCGAGCTGGGAGAAGGTCCTACCATTGGACTGCGAGCAGACATGGATGCTCTCCCGATACCTGAGGCATCAAACAAACCTTGGGCTTCGGAAATTCCGGGCCTTATGCATGGATGCGGCCATGACGGTCATACGGCGATGCTGCTGGGCGCCGCGAAGTACCTGGCCGCCACGCGGAATTTTAAAGGGGTGGTAGCCCTTATATTTCAGCCTGCAGAAGAAGATGGCCGTGGCGCTCTCACAATGGTCCAAGAAGGGATCATGGACCGGTTTGGAATCTCCCAAATCTTTAGCATGCACAATTGGCCAGGCATGGCAGTCGGAGAATTCGCAATCTGCGATGGGGCGATCTCATCGGCGCTCGATGAGTTTGACATCATCGTAAAAGGCAAGGGCGGTCATGCGGCTAAACCGCATCTGACCAACGATCCCATCGTCATCGCGGCTCAAATCATCATCGGACTCCAAACATTAGTGTCTCGCAAAACCGACTCCCAAGAAGCACTCGTGATATCGGTCACAAAGCTGAATGCTGGGACGGCATATAACGTCATCCCCGACTTTGTACAAATATCGGGAACCGTTCGCACCCTCAAATCCACTCTGCGCGACTTTGCGGAGAAGCACATCAGGTCATGCGCTGAAGGTATCGCTTCGGGTTTCGATGCTGAAATCGAGTTTACCCACCGTCGCCTTGAGCCACTCATGTTCAACCACGCGGAAGGGACTAATTTTGCCGTGTCTGCCGCTCGAGGTCTAGTCGGGCACGAAGCAGTAGATTCGAACGCGAGACCTTCGATGGGATCAGAAGACTTTGCCTACATGCTTGAAGCGTGTCCGGGAGCTTACATACGGCTTGGAAACGGCCCGACAGCATACGTGCACGATCCCGCCTATGATTTCAATGACGAAGCGTTGCCGTACGGCATCGGCTACTGGGTCAACCTGGTCGAAACAATTCTGAGTCCGCAGCTGGCAAAAGCCAGCGGCTCTGAATGA
- a CDS encoding MmgE/PrpD family protein, with product MHAIDELAAFVSTFPAETILAAGQEKISVLILDLLGAAAAGLNTPLAKAARTAVLESYGEGEIDVWLTGMRTSVVGAAMSNSAAASALDIDDGHRGAGGHPGAGIIPAALAVAQAAGASGSEVMAAIALGYEVGLRVASCRPVETVEMHSSGRWVNFGAAAAASRLLGLNAEQTAHALAIAGCEGPIVFLNAASKFDGSSIKEGIPPAVVAGITAAYRAQAGAKGPVELLDDADRFTRNSLTGSLGSSWEVQKCYLKPYACCRYMHGAIDAILSMRKAGQPILKLRIETFPHAMRLANERAPSTFEGGQYSFYFNCAIAALYGRAALQPVQSQHFRDPEILKLAARIELVPSPEFTNAFPALTPARVILDQGDGPEEMVVRHPLGDVANPLSSDQILEKFKNIARGSVTAQWQDEIVTAVTHLHNAESSSLFASLTPPETRYSEPGGRISNWALADEC from the coding sequence ATGCATGCAATCGACGAACTCGCTGCGTTCGTAAGCACTTTCCCAGCCGAAACGATTCTCGCGGCCGGGCAAGAGAAGATCTCTGTACTAATCTTGGATCTTCTCGGGGCTGCGGCAGCAGGTCTCAATACACCGTTGGCTAAAGCCGCCAGAACGGCTGTGCTAGAATCGTATGGTGAAGGCGAGATAGACGTCTGGTTAACGGGAATGCGAACCAGCGTGGTCGGTGCCGCGATGTCAAATAGCGCGGCGGCTAGCGCTCTGGACATAGACGACGGCCACCGAGGAGCGGGGGGCCATCCTGGAGCCGGGATCATCCCCGCAGCCTTGGCTGTCGCGCAGGCGGCAGGCGCTTCCGGATCTGAGGTAATGGCCGCAATCGCATTGGGTTACGAAGTTGGTCTTCGGGTCGCGAGTTGCCGTCCCGTGGAAACGGTCGAAATGCACTCAAGCGGGCGATGGGTAAATTTTGGGGCTGCTGCTGCGGCTTCGCGACTACTCGGTTTAAACGCCGAGCAAACAGCCCACGCTCTTGCAATCGCTGGCTGTGAAGGGCCGATTGTCTTTCTCAACGCCGCTTCTAAGTTTGACGGCAGCAGTATCAAGGAAGGCATTCCGCCCGCCGTGGTAGCGGGGATAACAGCCGCTTACCGAGCACAGGCTGGTGCAAAAGGGCCGGTTGAGCTTCTAGATGATGCTGACAGGTTTACTCGGAACTCGCTAACGGGGAGTCTGGGTTCTTCTTGGGAAGTACAGAAGTGCTATCTCAAGCCGTACGCTTGCTGCCGCTACATGCATGGTGCAATTGACGCGATCCTTTCTATGCGGAAAGCGGGTCAACCAATCCTTAAGCTACGCATTGAAACATTTCCACATGCGATGCGGCTAGCGAACGAGCGTGCGCCTAGCACATTTGAGGGCGGCCAGTACAGTTTCTATTTTAATTGCGCGATTGCCGCGCTGTATGGACGCGCTGCTTTGCAGCCGGTCCAGTCACAGCATTTTCGGGATCCGGAGATCCTCAAATTAGCAGCTCGCATTGAGCTAGTGCCATCTCCCGAATTTACCAACGCCTTCCCAGCTCTAACCCCGGCACGTGTAATATTGGATCAAGGTGATGGCCCCGAAGAGATGGTTGTCCGGCATCCGCTCGGTGACGTAGCCAATCCGCTGTCAAGCGACCAGATCTTGGAAAAATTCAAGAATATTGCCCGAGGCTCCGTTACTGCCCAATGGCAGGATGAGATTGTGACAGCCGTTACTCATCTTCATAACGCCGAATCCTCTTCCCTATTCGCATCGCTGACGCCGCCTGAGACAAGATACTCCGAGCCGGGAGGGCGTATTTCAAATTGGGCACTTGCTGACGAATGCTAA
- a CDS encoding Mandelate racemase/muconate lactonizing protein encodes MKIKRISVFKIVRTFPQSYSLSRGRTWTSAENIIVSIETDASIVGWGEVGTLGANYLPAFEKGVRAGIDELAPHLIGENPLQIDRINYLMDHILYGHPYAKSAIDVACWDILGKATGMPLCDLLGGRFEGGLDLMADPGAGLIEEMLAATANFREKGYRRLSVKLGGDVAGDVSRIRAIMEHAQPNEDYYFDCNRGWTRD; translated from the coding sequence ATGAAGATAAAACGCATATCAGTTTTTAAGATTGTAAGGACTTTTCCGCAGAGCTACAGCCTATCGCGTGGTCGGACTTGGACATCTGCCGAAAACATCATCGTATCAATCGAGACTGACGCATCTATCGTCGGATGGGGCGAAGTTGGTACGTTGGGAGCGAATTATCTGCCGGCTTTCGAAAAGGGGGTGAGGGCAGGCATTGATGAGTTAGCTCCTCACCTCATTGGGGAGAATCCGCTCCAAATCGATCGAATCAACTATTTAATGGACCATATATTATACGGCCATCCATATGCGAAGTCGGCGATAGATGTCGCTTGTTGGGACATCCTCGGCAAAGCAACGGGAATGCCTCTTTGCGATCTTCTTGGCGGAAGATTCGAAGGTGGATTAGACCTTATGGCAGATCCTGGCGCAGGGTTGATCGAGGAGATGTTAGCAGCAACCGCCAACTTCCGCGAGAAAGGCTACCGGCGTTTGTCAGTGAAGTTGGGCGGTGATGTCGCGGGAGATGTGTCGAGGATACGGGCAATTATGGAGCATGCCCAACCCAATGAGGACTATTACTTCGACTGCAATCGGGGTTGGACGCGGGATTAG
- a CDS encoding regulatory protein IclR has product MTEFARRRGYTVYMMVQAGVDAVCAEMVSPSPQQQLWLGLGGRVPMGVAAGSVALLSMLPSADYKQLIEANAERYITHPSVQHVDAAVVLAQVRDAQRRGYAINMGYYHPGEGGIGLPLLSTSPYEMNVAISFTLALEMMTDTFMTSIVSELKDCLVAN; this is encoded by the coding sequence ATGACAGAGTTCGCAAGACGCAGGGGCTATACAGTCTATATGATGGTCCAGGCTGGCGTTGATGCAGTCTGCGCCGAGATGGTGAGCCCTTCCCCGCAGCAGCAACTTTGGCTCGGGCTAGGTGGTCGTGTCCCCATGGGGGTTGCGGCGGGCAGCGTAGCGCTTCTGTCGATGCTTCCTTCCGCCGACTATAAGCAGCTTATTGAAGCGAACGCTGAGCGCTACATCACGCATCCCTCGGTTCAACACGTCGACGCCGCCGTCGTACTCGCTCAAGTTCGAGATGCCCAACGCCGAGGCTATGCAATCAACATGGGCTATTACCATCCTGGAGAGGGCGGTATAGGTTTGCCTCTTCTTAGTACGAGCCCCTACGAGATGAACGTCGCCATTTCGTTCACCCTTGCCTTAGAGATGATGACAGACACCTTCATGACAAGCATCGTTTCGGAACTCAAAGACTGTCTCGTCGCAAACTAG
- a CDS encoding sarcosine oxidase subunit alpha, with product MTSYRLPKGGLIDRQSRLGFSFDGQSLTGHAGDTLASALLANGRQLVGRSFKYHRPRGILTAGAAEPNALMTIGSGGRTEANTRATMQDLYDGLEARSQNRWPSLNFDIGSLNGLFSPFLAAGFYYKTFMWPAKLWEGLYEPFIRRAAGLGKATYEADPDRYEKSWAHCDFLVIGAGPAGLAAALTAGRAGARVIILDEHSLAGGSLLSETATIGGESAPAFAKRLADELETLPNVRVLTRTTAFGWYDGNVFGAVERTQKHVRDPDPNKPVERMWRIVAKKALLASGAEERPLVFGGNDIPGVMMAGAMRSYLNRFAVAPGQRTAIFTTNDSGYALANDLEAVGVQLTAIIDSRADAQFAYTGKARLIKGAVVSDAKGRKALSSVKVTAANGATETIAVDALAMSGGFSPVIHLACHRGGKPHWSDAHGAFVAPPETRGLALAGAATGTTGLSASFAEGAARAAAIAQELGFAAQPFEAGPVDGDVVAPPARPLWNIRGVKGKAFVDFQNDVGRKDLGLAVQEGYGDVELAKRYTTSGMATDQGKLSNVNAIGLLAEARGVSPAEVGTTTFRPFYTPISFGALTGPHHGHHFQPVRKSPLHDWAKKHGAVFVETGLWYRSSWFPRAGETNWRQSVDREVVNVRKNVGICDVSMLGKIEVCGKDAAEFLNRVYSNAFLKLPVGKARYGLMLREDGFIYDDGTTSRLADDRFFMTTTTAYAAGVMTHLEFCAQVLWPELDVRLASVTDQWAQMSVVGPKARATLQAIVDGDISDAAFPFLAAKEVSLFGGRLHGRLFRISFSGELAYELAVPAGYGESVADAVLQSGKEHGIQPYGVEALSVLRIEKGHVTHNEINGTVIPSDLGFAKMVSTAKPDFIGKAMLGREGLVAEDRPSLVGVMPLDPANTFRTGSHILAKDAAPTLENDQGYVSSSAFSPHVGSTIGLALVKRGHARHGEEVVAWNGLSKEFTAARLCNPVFFDPANEKLHV from the coding sequence ATGACCTCCTATCGACTGCCCAAGGGTGGCTTGATCGATCGCCAGTCACGCCTCGGCTTCAGCTTCGACGGCCAGTCCCTCACGGGCCATGCCGGCGATACGCTGGCTTCCGCCCTTCTCGCCAATGGCCGCCAGCTGGTGGGCCGCAGCTTCAAATACCATCGGCCGCGCGGCATTCTAACCGCGGGCGCCGCCGAACCGAACGCATTGATGACCATCGGCAGCGGAGGACGTACCGAGGCCAATACCCGCGCTACGATGCAGGATCTTTACGATGGGCTCGAAGCCCGCAGCCAGAACCGCTGGCCTTCGCTCAACTTCGATATCGGTTCGTTGAACGGCCTTTTCTCGCCCTTCCTGGCCGCGGGCTTCTACTACAAGACCTTCATGTGGCCGGCAAAGCTCTGGGAGGGTCTCTATGAGCCCTTTATCCGCCGCGCCGCCGGTCTCGGCAAGGCGACCTACGAGGCCGATCCGGACCGGTACGAGAAGAGCTGGGCGCATTGCGATTTCCTGGTGATCGGCGCCGGGCCCGCCGGGCTGGCCGCCGCGTTGACTGCCGGCCGTGCCGGGGCACGTGTCATCATCCTCGACGAACACAGCCTTGCGGGCGGATCGTTGCTGTCGGAGACCGCGACTATCGGCGGGGAAAGCGCGCCGGCTTTTGCCAAGCGGCTGGCCGACGAGCTGGAAACGCTGCCGAATGTGCGCGTCCTGACCCGCACCACCGCTTTCGGCTGGTATGACGGCAATGTCTTTGGCGCTGTGGAGCGCACCCAGAAGCATGTGCGCGACCCCGATCCGAACAAGCCGGTCGAGCGCATGTGGCGCATAGTCGCCAAGAAGGCGCTTCTGGCCAGCGGCGCCGAGGAGCGGCCGCTCGTGTTTGGCGGCAACGATATTCCCGGCGTGATGATGGCCGGTGCAATGCGCAGCTATCTCAACCGTTTTGCCGTGGCCCCCGGTCAGCGCACCGCCATCTTCACCACCAATGACAGCGGCTATGCACTCGCAAACGATCTTGAGGCCGTGGGTGTCCAGCTTACCGCAATCATCGATAGCCGCGCCGACGCCCAGTTCGCCTATACCGGCAAGGCTCGCCTTATCAAGGGCGCTGTCGTGTCAGACGCCAAGGGCCGCAAGGCGCTCTCCAGTGTCAAGGTCACTGCCGCAAACGGTGCCACCGAAACCATAGCAGTGGATGCGCTCGCCATGTCCGGCGGCTTCAGCCCGGTCATCCACCTTGCCTGCCATCGCGGCGGCAAGCCGCACTGGTCGGATGCGCATGGCGCCTTCGTGGCGCCACCGGAGACCAGGGGCCTCGCGCTCGCAGGCGCTGCCACGGGCACGACCGGATTGTCGGCAAGCTTCGCAGAGGGTGCGGCGCGAGCCGCTGCCATCGCCCAAGAGCTCGGATTTGCTGCTCAACCATTCGAGGCCGGTCCTGTCGATGGCGACGTCGTTGCTCCACCGGCCCGCCCACTCTGGAATATCCGGGGCGTGAAGGGCAAGGCCTTCGTCGACTTCCAGAACGATGTCGGCCGCAAGGATCTCGGCCTTGCAGTGCAGGAAGGCTATGGCGATGTCGAACTTGCCAAGCGCTACACCACGTCGGGTATGGCCACCGACCAGGGCAAGCTCTCCAATGTCAACGCAATTGGCCTGCTGGCCGAAGCGCGTGGCGTCTCTCCGGCCGAAGTCGGTACGACGACCTTCCGGCCCTTCTACACCCCGATCAGCTTCGGCGCGTTGACCGGTCCGCATCACGGCCATCATTTCCAGCCGGTGCGCAAGTCGCCTCTACATGACTGGGCCAAGAAGCACGGCGCGGTCTTCGTCGAGACCGGCCTCTGGTACCGCTCGTCCTGGTTCCCGCGCGCGGGTGAAACCAACTGGCGACAGAGCGTCGACCGCGAGGTCGTGAACGTTCGAAAGAATGTCGGCATCTGCGACGTCTCCATGCTCGGCAAGATCGAGGTCTGCGGCAAGGATGCGGCGGAGTTCCTCAATCGGGTCTATTCGAACGCCTTCCTAAAACTGCCGGTCGGCAAGGCGCGCTATGGCCTGATGCTGCGCGAGGACGGCTTCATCTATGATGACGGCACGACGAGCCGCCTGGCTGACGACCGCTTCTTCATGACGACGACCACGGCCTACGCCGCCGGCGTCATGACGCATCTCGAATTCTGCGCCCAGGTGCTGTGGCCGGAGCTCGACGTGCGGCTCGCCTCGGTCACGGACCAATGGGCACAAATGTCGGTGGTCGGGCCGAAGGCGCGCGCGACCCTGCAGGCGATCGTCGATGGTGATATTTCCGACGCTGCCTTCCCCTTTCTTGCGGCAAAGGAAGTCTCGCTGTTCGGCGGCCGGCTGCATGGCCGCCTGTTCCGTATCTCTTTCTCAGGCGAACTGGCCTATGAGCTTGCCGTGCCGGCCGGTTATGGCGAGAGCGTCGCCGACGCCGTTCTCCAGTCAGGCAAGGAACATGGCATCCAGCCCTATGGCGTCGAGGCGCTCAGCGTACTGCGCATCGAGAAGGGGCATGTGACGCATAACGAGATCAACGGCACGGTGATCCCGTCCGATCTGGGCTTCGCAAAGATGGTGTCTACAGCCAAGCCGGATTTCATCGGCAAGGCGATGCTCGGCCGCGAGGGACTGGTGGCGGAGGATCGCCCGAGCCTTGTCGGCGTCATGCCGCTCGATCCCGCGAACACGTTCCGAACCGGCTCGCATATCCTCGCCAAGGACGCCGCGCCGACACTCGAGAACGACCAGGGCTATGTCTCGTCGAGTGCCTTTTCACCGCATGTCGGTTCGACCATTGGGTTGGCGCTGGTGAAGCGAGGCCATGCCAGGCATGGCGAAGAGGTGGTGGCGTGGAACGGCCTGAGCAAAGAATTCACCGCCGCACGTCTCTGCAATCCGGTCTTCTTCGATCCAGCAAACGAGAAGCTCCATGTCTGA
- a CDS encoding Mandelate racemase/muconate lactonizing protein produces MILDEIIDSPEMVLRIIADSAADLINIKISRVGGLTKARRARDMCVTAGLPMTIQDIGGSGLVQAAIFHLGQSTPKEFRHSVYDPLTWSDPLTDEPIRVKGGGAVVEVSDRPGLGQEPLPGRLGEPVAVYGDRS; encoded by the coding sequence ATGATCCTTGACGAAATAATCGACTCGCCTGAAATGGTATTGCGGATCATCGCTGACAGCGCAGCGGATTTGATCAATATCAAGATCTCAAGAGTAGGTGGCCTGACAAAGGCGCGCCGCGCCCGCGATATGTGCGTGACGGCAGGGCTGCCGATGACCATCCAAGACATAGGGGGAAGCGGGCTAGTACAGGCGGCGATTTTCCATCTCGGGCAATCCACCCCGAAGGAGTTCCGCCATTCTGTCTACGACCCATTGACTTGGAGCGATCCATTAACAGATGAGCCCATCCGAGTTAAGGGGGGCGGAGCAGTAGTGGAGGTCTCGGATCGGCCGGGGCTTGGTCAAGAACCCTTGCCGGGTAGACTCGGCGAACCAGTGGCTGTGTACGGCGACAGGAGCTGA
- a CDS encoding sarcosine oxidase subunit delta — protein MKGAALARPAPDSGTDAWIDYVYLRDNPRGAYKEYWHHTSGCRRWLVVSRDTATHDISGSRDAVLDQSAEAL, from the coding sequence GTGAAAGGGGCAGCCCTCGCCCGGCCCGCACCCGATTCCGGCACGGATGCGTGGATCGACTATGTCTATCTGCGCGACAATCCGCGCGGAGCCTATAAGGAATATTGGCATCATACGTCCGGCTGCCGACGCTGGCTGGTGGTGAGCCGCGATACGGCGACGCACGACATCTCGGGCTCCCGCGACGCGGTGCTCGACCAATCGGCGGAGGCGCTCTGA
- a CDS encoding sarcosine oxidase subunit beta has protein sequence MRYSALSIFLNGLRGNTGWGPAWRAPEPKSQYDVIIVGGGGHGLATAYYLAKEFGIINVAVLEKGYIGSGNVGRNTTIIRSNYLLPGNNPFYELSMKLWEGLEQDFNFNAMVSQRGVLNLYHSDAQRDAYTRRGNAMLLHGVDAELLDREAVRAKLPFLDFDNARFPIQGGLLQRRGGTVRHDAVAWGYARGADMRGVDIIQHCEVTGIRRENGKVVGVDTTRGFIGCGKLALAAAGNSSRVAEMADIKLPLESHVLQAFVSEGLKPFIDCVVTFGAGHFYVSQSDKGGLVFGGDIDGYNSYAQRGNLATVEHVAEAGKAMIPGISRVRVLRSWGGVMDMSMDGSPIIDRTHIDNLYLNAGWCYGGFKATPASGLCFAHLIARGTPHETARAFRLDRFARGHILDEKGQGAQPNLH, from the coding sequence ATGCGATACTCCGCTCTGTCGATCTTTCTCAACGGCCTTCGCGGCAACACCGGCTGGGGCCCCGCCTGGCGCGCGCCGGAACCGAAGTCCCAATACGACGTGATCATCGTCGGCGGAGGCGGGCATGGCCTAGCGACGGCATATTATCTCGCCAAGGAATTCGGCATCATCAATGTCGCAGTCCTCGAGAAGGGCTATATCGGCTCCGGCAATGTCGGCCGAAACACAACGATCATCCGCTCCAACTATTTGCTGCCGGGCAACAACCCCTTCTACGAATTGTCGATGAAGCTCTGGGAAGGCCTGGAGCAGGACTTCAATTTCAACGCCATGGTCTCCCAGCGCGGCGTGCTCAATCTTTATCATTCCGACGCGCAGCGCGATGCCTATACGCGGCGCGGTAATGCGATGCTGCTGCATGGCGTCGACGCGGAACTGCTCGACCGCGAGGCGGTGCGTGCCAAACTGCCCTTCCTTGATTTCGACAATGCACGCTTCCCGATCCAGGGTGGCCTGCTGCAGAGGCGCGGTGGCACGGTGCGTCATGACGCAGTAGCCTGGGGCTATGCGCGCGGCGCTGACATGCGCGGCGTCGACATCATCCAGCATTGCGAAGTGACCGGCATCCGCCGCGAAAACGGCAAGGTGGTCGGCGTCGACACCACCCGCGGCTTCATTGGCTGTGGCAAGTTGGCGCTTGCGGCCGCCGGCAATTCCTCGCGCGTTGCCGAGATGGCGGATATAAAGCTGCCGCTGGAAAGCCATGTGCTGCAGGCCTTCGTCTCCGAGGGACTTAAGCCTTTCATCGATTGCGTCGTGACCTTCGGCGCGGGCCATTTCTATGTCTCGCAGTCCGACAAGGGCGGGCTCGTCTTCGGCGGCGATATCGATGGCTACAATTCCTATGCCCAACGCGGCAATCTCGCCACCGTCGAGCATGTCGCCGAGGCGGGCAAGGCGATGATCCCAGGCATCTCCCGTGTCCGCGTGCTGCGTTCCTGGGGCGGCGTCATGGACATGTCGATGGACGGCTCACCGATCATCGACCGCACACACATCGACAATCTCTACCTCAACGCCGGCTGGTGCTATGGTGGCTTCAAGGCGACGCCCGCATCGGGCCTCTGCTTTGCGCATCTCATCGCACGCGGCACGCCGCACGAAACCGCTCGCGCCTTCCGGCTCGACCGTTTCGCGCGCGGTCATATCCTCGACGAAAAGGGCCAGGGCGCCCAGCCCAACCTTCACTGA
- a CDS encoding Regulatory protein IclR, producing MTELQDARGTALGTEPADLGPLAAPLGTLLLRAKAGCASNPFWLLEQKSLQILIIRNLTAPGGVLDSSSNAARALEILLALGEADADGLPLGEIAIRVGEAKPAVHRSLASLPLKGFAEPTGRHGHLGSG from the coding sequence GTGACCGAGTTGCAGGATGCACGTGGGACCGCCCTAGGCACTGAGCCAGCCGACTTGGGTCCTTTGGCTGCACCGCTTGGCACCCTCTTACTAAGGGCCAAAGCTGGTTGCGCGTCAAATCCGTTCTGGTTATTGGAACAAAAATCCTTGCAAATTCTAATTATCAGAAATCTGACTGCGCCAGGCGGGGTTTTAGATTCGTCATCAAACGCAGCCCGCGCTCTTGAAATTCTTTTGGCTTTGGGGGAAGCGGACGCCGATGGGCTGCCGCTAGGCGAGATTGCAATCAGGGTGGGTGAGGCAAAACCTGCAGTTCATCGCAGTCTCGCGTCACTGCCGCTAAAGGGCTTTGCTGAGCCAACAGGGCGCCACGGACATCTTGGCTCGGGCTAG
- a CDS encoding polar amino acid uptake ABC transporter, periplasmic binding protein produces the protein MNKIKTIITAVSIATAAIASSPSAYAGEVLQRVLDAKTIKVAVGTDWGPISSLNANHELEGYDIDVAKGIAKYLGVNVEFVTPGWDLIVAGNWQGRWDIGMGQMTPTKERGEKFDFSPNYYYDTTVAVVHKDSKAKDLSDLNGAIIGVTTNTTEEQYANQKLTPNWVGAKPIEYKFKAGQVKSYANANVAFDDLRLGDGARLNAVITSGPFVETAIKSGYPFKVLGALMSSPAAIPMMKGDKEFSDKVAAAIKGMKDDGTLSKISMKWYGSDFTVDK, from the coding sequence ATGAATAAGATCAAGACAATCATCACAGCTGTGTCAATAGCTACTGCGGCGATTGCGTCCAGCCCCTCGGCGTATGCCGGAGAGGTACTTCAGCGCGTCCTCGATGCTAAGACGATCAAAGTTGCTGTAGGCACCGATTGGGGTCCAATATCTTCCCTGAATGCGAACCACGAGTTGGAGGGATATGACATTGATGTGGCCAAGGGGATTGCGAAATACCTCGGTGTGAACGTTGAATTTGTAACGCCAGGCTGGGACCTTATAGTGGCAGGCAATTGGCAAGGCCGTTGGGACATTGGCATGGGCCAAATGACCCCAACAAAAGAACGTGGTGAGAAGTTCGATTTTTCACCGAATTACTACTACGATACGACGGTTGCGGTGGTGCATAAGGATAGTAAAGCGAAAGATCTTTCAGACCTGAATGGGGCAATTATTGGCGTTACTACCAATACGACCGAAGAGCAGTACGCCAATCAAAAACTAACGCCAAACTGGGTTGGCGCGAAGCCGATCGAATACAAATTCAAAGCCGGTCAGGTCAAATCGTACGCGAACGCCAATGTTGCCTTTGACGATCTGCGTTTAGGCGATGGCGCCCGTCTGAACGCTGTGATTACGAGCGGACCCTTTGTGGAAACCGCGATCAAATCGGGATATCCGTTTAAGGTGCTCGGTGCGCTCATGTCCTCCCCCGCCGCTATTCCTATGATGAAGGGCGACAAGGAGTTTAGTGATAAGGTAGCCGCCGCCATCAAAGGCATGAAGGATGACGGCACGCTGTCGAAGATTTCTATGAAATGGTACGGATCGGATTTCACCGTCGACAAGTAG